From one Eucalyptus grandis isolate ANBG69807.140 chromosome 9, ASM1654582v1, whole genome shotgun sequence genomic stretch:
- the LOC104419931 gene encoding 15-cis-phytoene desaturase, chloroplastic/chromoplastic, translating into PPPQSPPPPKVIVVGAGLAGLAAATRLRSDGVPFLLLEASDAVGGRVRTDVVDGFLLDRGFQIFITGYPEARKLLDYRALDLRRFYSGALVYHDGRFHTVADPVRHFSDSVKTLANPIGSVLDKLLIGLTRIRVLSRSDREILTADEVRTIDLLTKLGFSDSILDRFFRPFFGGIFFDKELETTSRLFDFVFKCLALGDNALPTKGIAAIPEQLALKLPQESILLNTRAASIEFDDSDSPILRLESGEILRSELGVIVAVEEPEAAKLLAGKYEGRKADRKPPRSTVCLYFAADRDRIPVKDPVLFLNGSGKGIVNNMFFATNVAPSYGPPDKALVSVSLIGLFEGVSDDNLTAEVVQELAEWFGESVVGSWRHLRTYRIGFAQPNQCPPTDLTKDPRVGPGVYVCGDYVTSATFDGALVSGRVAAEALLKDRASIRI; encoded by the coding sequence CCCCCGCCCCAATCCCCTCCTCCGCCCAAGGTCATCGTCGTCGgcgccggcctcgccggcctcgccgccgccacccgccTCCGCTCCGACGGCgtccccttcctcctcctcgaggCCTCCGACGCGGTCGGCGGCCGCGTGCGGACCGACGTCGTCGACGGCTTCCTCCTCGACCGCGGGTTCCAGATCTTCATCACGGGCTACCCCGAAGCCCGGAAGCTGCTCGACTACCGGGCCCTGGACCTCCGGAGGTTCTACTCGGGCGCCCTCGTTTACCACGACGGCCGGTTCCACACCGTGGCCGACCCCGTCAGGCACTTCTCCGACTCCGTCAAGACCCTCGCCAACCCGATCGGGTCGGTCCTGGATAAGCTGCTCATCGGATTGACGAGGATTCGGGTCCTGAGCAGGTCGGACCGGGAAATCCTGACCGCCGACGAGGTACGGACGATTGACCTGCTGACGAAATTAGGATTCTCGGACTCGATTCTTGATCGGTTCTTCAGGCCCTTTTTCGGAGGGATCTTCTTCGACAAGGAGCTCGAGACCACCTCTAGGCTGTTCGATTTCGTGTTCAAGTGCCTCGCTCTCGGAGACAACGCCCTTCCAACGAAGGGGATCGCCGCCATTCCCGAGCAATTGGCGCTCAAATTGCCGCAAGAATCGATTTTGCTGAACACCAGAGCAGCGTCTATCGAGTTCGACGACTCCGACTCGCCGATTTTGAGACTGGAGAGCGGAGAAATCCTTCGAAGCGAGCTCGGAGTGATCGTTGCAGTCGAGGAACCCGAAGCTGCCAAGCTTTTGGCGGGAAAATACGAAGGAAGGAAGGCCGACAGAAAGCCTCCGCGGAGCACGGTTTGCTTGTATTTCGCGGCAGACCGGGACCGGATCCCTGTCAAAGACCCGGTTCTCTTCCTCAATGGATCGGGTAAGGGGATCGTCAACAACATGTTCTTCGCCACCAATGTGGCTCCATCCTACGGCCCGCCCGACAAGGCCCTGGTGTCGGTGTCCTTGATCGGGCTGTTCGAGGGCGTGAGCGACGACAACTTGACGGCCGAGGTGGTTCAGGAGCTCGCCGAGTGGTTCGGGGAGTCCGTGGTGGGCTCATGGAGGCACCTGAGGACTTACAGGATCGGGTTCGCGCAGCCGAACCAGTGCCCGCCCACCGATCTGACGAAGGATCCGAGGGTCGGGCCGGGCGTGTACGTGTGCGGGGATTACGTGACATCGGCCACCTTCGACGGTGCTTTGGTTTCGGGGAGAGTGGCAGCTGAAGCTTTGCTCAAAGATAGGGCATCGATCCGAATTTAA
- the LOC104419932 gene encoding dynamin-like protein ARC5 isoform X2, with amino-acid sequence MASCGGAGEEAPDEYGGQSSLYEAYNELHGLAQEFDTPFDAPAVLVVGHQTDGKSALVEALMGFQFNHVGGGTKTRRPITLHMRFDPSCDDPLCHLVSDADPALSRQLSLHEIQAYIEAENMRLEREPCQFSSKEIIIKVEYKYCPNLTIIDTPGLIAPAPGRKNRALQGQARAVESLVRAKMQHKEFIILCLEDCSDWSNATTRRVVIQVDPELSRTIIVSTKLDTKIPQFARSSDVEVFLSPPACTLDGFLLGDSPFFTSVPSGRVGPGHESVYRSNDEFKKAISLRETEDVVSLEEKLGRSLSNHERSHIGVSKLRLFLEELLQKRYMDNVPLIIPLLEKEHRSATRKLNEINQELSTLDEAKLKEKGRTFHDLFLTKLSLLLKGTVVAPPDKFGETLQDERTNGGAFIGTDGLQFPHKFIPNAGMRLYGGAQYHRAMAEFRFVVGGTKCPPITREEIVNACGVEDIHDGTNYSRTACVIAVAKARDTFEPFLHQLGARLLHILKRLLPISVYLLQKDGEYLSGHEVFLRRVAAAYNNFAESTERACHEKCMEDLVSTTRYVTWSLHNKNRAGLRQFLDSFGGTEQPAAGNFSQETTVGLVSDEKPETKHRSDVKLSHLASGNDLGTCVQTTETRYSMA; translated from the exons atgGCGAGCTGCGGCGGCGCCGGCGAGGAAGCTCCGGACGAGTACGGCGGCCAGTCGAGCCTGTACGAGGCGTACAACGAGCTCCACGGGCTGGCGCAGGAGTTCGACACGCCCTTCGACGCGCCGGCGGTGCTGGTGGTGGGCCACCAGACGGACGGGAAGAGCGCCCTCGTGGAGGCCCTCATGGGCTTCCAGTTCAACCACGTCGGCGGCGGGACCAAGACCCGCCGCCCCATCACCCTCCACATGAGGTTCGACCCCTCCTGCGACGACCCCCTCTGCCACCTCGTCTCCGACGCCGACCCCGCCCTCTCCCGGCAGCTCTCCCTCCACGAGATTCAG GCTTACATCGAAGCTGAGAACATGAGGTTGGAGCGTGAACCTTGTCAGTTTTcctccaaggaaatcatcatCAAAGTAGAGTATAAGTATTGCCCAAATCTGACGATAATAGATACTCCAGGGCTCATTGCTCCTGCTCCAGGTCGGAAGAATCGAGCATTACAG GGGCAAGCTCGCGCAGTTGAGTCACTAGTGCGAGCCAAAATGCAGCATAAGGAGTTCATTATACTGTGCCTTGAAGACTGCAGTGACTGGAGCAATGCTACCACAAGGAGAGTGGTTATACAA GTTGATCCTGAGCTTTCAAGAACAATAATTGTCTCAACCAAGCTGGACACAAAGATACCACAGTTTGCACGATCTTCAGATGTTGAAGTTTTTCTTTCACCGCCAGCCTGTACACTTGAtggcttcctcttgggtgactcCCCATTTTTCACCTCTGTCCCTTCTGGAAGAGTTGGCCCTGGACATGAATCAGTTTACAGATCAAATGATGAGTTCAAAAAG GCCATATCTTTGAGAGAGACTGAAGATGTCGTGTCTTTGGAGGAGAAGTTGGGGCGATCTCTGTCCAACCATGAACGAAGTCACATAGGTGTGAGCAAACTGAGGCTATTCTTAGAAGAGTTGCTTCAGAAAAG GTACATGGACAATGTCCCACTGATAATTCCACTTCTTGAAAAGGAGCATCGCTCTGCAACGAGAAAGCTAAATGAAATCAATCAGGAACTGAG CACTTTGGATGAAGCAAAACtgaaagagaagggaagaaCTTTTCATGATCTCTTTTTGACCAAG CTGTCATTGCTACTCAAAGGAACTGTGGTTGCACCTCCCGACAAATTTG GTGAAACTCTACAGGATGAAAGGACTAATGGTGGGGCTTTTATTGGTACTGATGGTCTGCAGTTTCCACACAAGTTTATACCC AATGCTGGAATGCGTCTTTATGGTGGCGCTCAATATCATCGCGCAATGGCTGAATTCCGCTTTGTTGTTGGAGGAACAAAATGCCCGCCAATTACTCGCGAGGAAATTGTCAATGCATGTGGAGTAGAAGATATCCATGATGGAACTAACTATTCTAG GACTGCTTGTGTGATAGCTGTTGCGAAGGCTCGTGATACATTTGAACCTTTTCTTCATCAG TTAGGTGCCCGACTATTGCACATTCTTAAGAGATTGCTTCCCATCTCTGTTTATCTTCTTCAG AAAGATGGCGAGTACCTTAGTGGACATGAGGTTTTTCTGAGGCGTGTTGCTGCTGCCTACAACAACTTTGCAGAGTCCACTGAAAGAGCTTGTCATGAGAA ATGTATGGAGGATTTAGTCAGCACCACACGCTATGTTACCTGGTCCCTTCATAACAAG AATCGTGCTGGATTACGCCAATTCCTAGACTCATTTGGTGGAACAGAGCAGCCTGCTGCAGGCAATTTTTCCCAGGAAACAACAGTAGGGCTAGTTTCGGATGAGAAGCCAGAAACAAAGCATAGATCAGATGTCAAATTGAGTCATTTGGCTTCAGGAAATGACTTAGGCACCTGTGTTCAGACAACAGAAACAAG ATATTCCATGGCATAA
- the LOC104419932 gene encoding dynamin-like protein ARC5 isoform X1, with the protein MASCGGAGEEAPDEYGGQSSLYEAYNELHGLAQEFDTPFDAPAVLVVGHQTDGKSALVEALMGFQFNHVGGGTKTRRPITLHMRFDPSCDDPLCHLVSDADPALSRQLSLHEIQAYIEAENMRLEREPCQFSSKEIIIKVEYKYCPNLTIIDTPGLIAPAPGRKNRALQGQARAVESLVRAKMQHKEFIILCLEDCSDWSNATTRRVVIQVDPELSRTIIVSTKLDTKIPQFARSSDVEVFLSPPACTLDGFLLGDSPFFTSVPSGRVGPGHESVYRSNDEFKKAISLRETEDVVSLEEKLGRSLSNHERSHIGVSKLRLFLEELLQKRYMDNVPLIIPLLEKEHRSATRKLNEINQELSTLDEAKLKEKGRTFHDLFLTKLSLLLKGTVVAPPDKFGETLQDERTNGGAFIGTDGLQFPHKFIPNAGMRLYGGAQYHRAMAEFRFVVGGTKCPPITREEIVNACGVEDIHDGTNYSRTACVIAVAKARDTFEPFLHQLGARLLHILKRLLPISVYLLQKDGEYLSGHEVFLRRVAAAYNNFAESTERACHEKCMEDLVSTTRYVTWSLHNKNRAGLRQFLDSFGGTEQPAAGNFSQETTVGLVSDEKPETKHRSDVKLSHLASGNDLGTCVQTTETRLADLLDSTLWNRRLAPSSERLVYALVQQIFHGIREYFLASAELKFNCFLLMPVIDKLPALLREDLESAFEDDLDNVFDITNLRHSLGQRKRDVEIELKRIKRLKEKFRRIHEQLSTRQMIANPA; encoded by the exons atgGCGAGCTGCGGCGGCGCCGGCGAGGAAGCTCCGGACGAGTACGGCGGCCAGTCGAGCCTGTACGAGGCGTACAACGAGCTCCACGGGCTGGCGCAGGAGTTCGACACGCCCTTCGACGCGCCGGCGGTGCTGGTGGTGGGCCACCAGACGGACGGGAAGAGCGCCCTCGTGGAGGCCCTCATGGGCTTCCAGTTCAACCACGTCGGCGGCGGGACCAAGACCCGCCGCCCCATCACCCTCCACATGAGGTTCGACCCCTCCTGCGACGACCCCCTCTGCCACCTCGTCTCCGACGCCGACCCCGCCCTCTCCCGGCAGCTCTCCCTCCACGAGATTCAG GCTTACATCGAAGCTGAGAACATGAGGTTGGAGCGTGAACCTTGTCAGTTTTcctccaaggaaatcatcatCAAAGTAGAGTATAAGTATTGCCCAAATCTGACGATAATAGATACTCCAGGGCTCATTGCTCCTGCTCCAGGTCGGAAGAATCGAGCATTACAG GGGCAAGCTCGCGCAGTTGAGTCACTAGTGCGAGCCAAAATGCAGCATAAGGAGTTCATTATACTGTGCCTTGAAGACTGCAGTGACTGGAGCAATGCTACCACAAGGAGAGTGGTTATACAA GTTGATCCTGAGCTTTCAAGAACAATAATTGTCTCAACCAAGCTGGACACAAAGATACCACAGTTTGCACGATCTTCAGATGTTGAAGTTTTTCTTTCACCGCCAGCCTGTACACTTGAtggcttcctcttgggtgactcCCCATTTTTCACCTCTGTCCCTTCTGGAAGAGTTGGCCCTGGACATGAATCAGTTTACAGATCAAATGATGAGTTCAAAAAG GCCATATCTTTGAGAGAGACTGAAGATGTCGTGTCTTTGGAGGAGAAGTTGGGGCGATCTCTGTCCAACCATGAACGAAGTCACATAGGTGTGAGCAAACTGAGGCTATTCTTAGAAGAGTTGCTTCAGAAAAG GTACATGGACAATGTCCCACTGATAATTCCACTTCTTGAAAAGGAGCATCGCTCTGCAACGAGAAAGCTAAATGAAATCAATCAGGAACTGAG CACTTTGGATGAAGCAAAACtgaaagagaagggaagaaCTTTTCATGATCTCTTTTTGACCAAG CTGTCATTGCTACTCAAAGGAACTGTGGTTGCACCTCCCGACAAATTTG GTGAAACTCTACAGGATGAAAGGACTAATGGTGGGGCTTTTATTGGTACTGATGGTCTGCAGTTTCCACACAAGTTTATACCC AATGCTGGAATGCGTCTTTATGGTGGCGCTCAATATCATCGCGCAATGGCTGAATTCCGCTTTGTTGTTGGAGGAACAAAATGCCCGCCAATTACTCGCGAGGAAATTGTCAATGCATGTGGAGTAGAAGATATCCATGATGGAACTAACTATTCTAG GACTGCTTGTGTGATAGCTGTTGCGAAGGCTCGTGATACATTTGAACCTTTTCTTCATCAG TTAGGTGCCCGACTATTGCACATTCTTAAGAGATTGCTTCCCATCTCTGTTTATCTTCTTCAG AAAGATGGCGAGTACCTTAGTGGACATGAGGTTTTTCTGAGGCGTGTTGCTGCTGCCTACAACAACTTTGCAGAGTCCACTGAAAGAGCTTGTCATGAGAA ATGTATGGAGGATTTAGTCAGCACCACACGCTATGTTACCTGGTCCCTTCATAACAAG AATCGTGCTGGATTACGCCAATTCCTAGACTCATTTGGTGGAACAGAGCAGCCTGCTGCAGGCAATTTTTCCCAGGAAACAACAGTAGGGCTAGTTTCGGATGAGAAGCCAGAAACAAAGCATAGATCAGATGTCAAATTGAGTCATTTGGCTTCAGGAAATGACTTAGGCACCTGTGTTCAGACAACAGAAACAAGGCTAGCTGACCTTCTAGATAGTACTCTTTGGAACCGGAGGCTTGCTCCATCTTCTGAAAGACTTGTATATGCTCTTGTGCAGCAGATATTCCATGGCATAAGAGAATACTTTTTGGCTTCTGCAGAGCTGAAG TTTAACTGCTTTCTGCTGATGCCCGTCATAGACAAGCTTCCTGCACTGCTTCGTGAGGACCTAGAATCTGCATTTGAAGATGACCTAGATAATGTCTTTGATATTACGAACCTACGGCACTCATTGGGGCAAAGGAAGCGTGATGTGGAGATAGAGTTGAAAAGG ATCAAGAGGCTGAAAGAGAAATTTAGGCGGATACATGAGCAGCTTAGTACACGTCAGATGATTGCAAACCCGGCCTGA